A genomic segment from Myxosarcina sp. GI1 encodes:
- a CDS encoding heavy-metal-associated domain-containing protein has translation MTIELKVPGMACGGCGKTITKAIQSVDPGADVQTDPKSKQVKVDTQAKESSIREAIAAAGYPAA, from the coding sequence ATGACTATAGAACTAAAAGTACCAGGCATGGCTTGTGGTGGTTGCGGTAAGACCATTACCAAAGCGATTCAATCAGTCGATCCTGGTGCAGACGTACAAACAGATCCTAAAAGCAAGCAAGTCAAAGTAGACACCCAAGCTAAAGAATCATCCATCCGAGAAGCGATCGCTGCTGCTGGTTATCCCGCTGCTTAA
- a CDS encoding heavy-metal-associated domain-containing protein encodes MLIQLEIQNISRNASSKTITEAIHSLDPEAEVETHLQSKQVTVKTEASESAVIEVLDDAGYCASLAKPFFYDL; translated from the coding sequence ATGCTTATACAGTTGGAAATTCAAAATATATCTCGCAATGCTAGTAGCAAAACCATTACCGAAGCGATTCACTCTCTCGATCCCGAAGCAGAAGTAGAAACCCACCTTCAAAGTAAACAAGTGACGGTAAAAACCGAGGCTTCTGAATCGGCTGTTATCGAAGTGCTTGATGATGCGGGCTATTGTGCAAGTCTTGCCAAACCTTTCTTCTACGATTTATGA
- a CDS encoding cupredoxin domain-containing protein has product MLTKTKLYGTLAGLGFFLALIPNVALAQRDMEVEMPISEGEQTAQFQKLEQPLSLKIAVAVGGLGLIGAELWWFMFSKTKSQKARVDRGIQEIDITVDGGYTPDRIEVAAGEPVRLNFYRQDPSGCLEQVLLPDFNKALDLTLNQTTSVEVMPEKPGEYTFTCGMNMYRGVIKAEANDPS; this is encoded by the coding sequence ATGTTAACTAAAACTAAACTATATGGCACTCTAGCGGGGTTGGGATTTTTCCTTGCTTTAATACCTAACGTCGCATTAGCACAGAGAGATATGGAAGTGGAAATGCCCATTTCCGAAGGCGAACAAACTGCTCAATTCCAAAAGCTCGAACAGCCTTTAAGTTTAAAAATTGCCGTTGCCGTAGGTGGTTTGGGCTTAATTGGGGCGGAACTTTGGTGGTTTATGTTTAGCAAAACCAAATCTCAAAAAGCACGGGTAGATCGAGGCATTCAAGAGATAGATATTACAGTAGATGGAGGTTACACTCCCGATAGAATTGAAGTAGCTGCTGGCGAACCCGTCAGGCTCAATTTTTATCGTCAAGATCCTAGTGGCTGCTTGGAACAGGTATTATTGCCAGACTTTAATAAGGCATTAGATTTAACTCTAAACCAAACTACCTCGGTAGAAGTTATGCCCGAAAAACCAGGAGAATATACTTTTACCTGTGGGATGAATATGTATCGTGGGGTAATCAAAGCCGAAGCAAATGACCCATCATAG
- a CDS encoding RNA-guided endonuclease TnpB family protein, producing MKQLRGFKFRFYPTSAQRLELAQTFGCTRYVYNWALALRTNSYYQAGVSLSYTDTSNALTKLKKDPEKPWLKQVSAVPLQQGLRHLNTAFINFFAGRNKYPRFKKKNGRQSAHYAPNAFKWIDGKLTLAKMSQPLKIRWSRHFEGQPKSVTISKDPSNRYFVSFLVEEELEQWQATEGKIGVDLGVLDVMVTSTGFASSNPKHYQKYQARLKTLQRRLAKKKKGSSNRYKVRLKVARLHAKIADCRRDFLHKLTTQLVRENQAIYTETLAVKNMMANRKLSKAIADCGWGEALRQFQYKCKWHDRELGAIDRWFPSSKRCSSCGYILDKLTLSVRKWTCPNDSCRTTHLRDVNAAKNILAVGQTVFACGSGTGGETIDLLSLAIQG from the coding sequence ATGAAACAGCTTCGAGGGTTTAAATTTAGATTCTATCCGACTTCGGCTCAACGATTAGAGCTAGCGCAAACGTTCGGCTGCACCAGATACGTCTACAATTGGGCATTAGCATTGAGAACTAATAGCTACTACCAGGCGGGAGTTTCACTTAGCTATACCGACACCTCAAACGCTCTGACTAAGCTAAAGAAAGACCCCGAAAAACCTTGGCTCAAGCAAGTATCAGCCGTACCACTACAACAAGGGCTAAGACATTTGAATACAGCGTTCATTAACTTCTTTGCTGGTAGAAACAAATATCCTAGGTTTAAGAAGAAAAACGGTAGACAGTCGGCACATTACGCACCGAACGCTTTCAAATGGATTGATGGCAAGCTAACTTTGGCTAAGATGTCTCAACCATTGAAAATTAGATGGAGTAGACATTTTGAGGGTCAACCAAAGTCAGTTACTATCTCTAAAGATCCAAGTAATAGGTACTTCGTTTCTTTCTTGGTTGAAGAGGAATTAGAGCAGTGGCAAGCTACAGAAGGTAAAATCGGTGTCGATCTAGGTGTACTAGATGTGATGGTAACTAGTACAGGATTTGCTTCTAGCAATCCAAAGCACTACCAGAAATACCAAGCTAGACTGAAAACTCTACAACGTAGACTAGCCAAGAAAAAGAAAGGTTCAAGCAACCGATATAAGGTAAGACTAAAAGTAGCTCGTCTTCACGCGAAAATAGCCGATTGCCGTAGAGACTTTTTGCACAAATTAACGACTCAGTTAGTACGTGAAAACCAAGCTATCTATACTGAGACGTTAGCTGTAAAAAATATGATGGCTAACCGTAAGCTATCAAAAGCTATTGCAGATTGTGGATGGGGTGAGGCATTACGCCAATTCCAATACAAATGCAAATGGCACGACCGAGAATTGGGAGCAATAGATAGATGGTTTCCATCTTCTAAGCGATGTAGCAGTTGTGGCTATATCCTAGATAAACTAACGCTTTCAGTTCGTAAATGGACTTGTCCTAACGATAGCTGCCGTACAACTCATTTGAGAGATGTTAACGCAGCTAAAAACATTTTAGCCGTCGGGCAGACGGTGTTTGCTTGTGGATCTGGCACTGGCGGGGAGACAATAGATTTGTTGTCTCTAGCTATCCAGGGATGA
- a CDS encoding transposase DNA-binding-containing protein codes for MLEWGTKNFASCQLGDERLNNRAFSIGKALSQGFGKAFSEVFSGAKELKKSYEFLLTRRPILTR; via the coding sequence ATGTTGGAATGGGGAACGAAAAATTTTGCCAGTTGTCAATTGGGAGACGAGCGCTTAAACAACCGAGCCTTCTCGATTGGAAAAGCTTTGAGTCAAGGATTTGGAAAAGCCTTCTCAGAAGTATTTTCTGGAGCCAAAGAGTTGAAAAAGTCCTATGAATTTTTGCTAACTCGAAGACCGATTTTGACAAGATAA
- a CDS encoding beta-lactamase hydrolase domain-containing protein gives MENVKKINQNLAVATEQLTAQQLRQAATEGYKSILNLRSPEEEGFLDDEGERAKAAGLNYVNIPVKPDNINEDLADRVLQQVDSLPKPLLTHCKSGLRSGAFSLMYLATKEGMSADEAMEKGKAMGFDCDKSPQMKEFFKQYISQHQPA, from the coding sequence ATGGAAAACGTAAAAAAGATTAACCAAAACCTGGCTGTAGCTACAGAGCAGTTAACCGCACAACAGCTACGGCAGGCAGCAACGGAAGGATATAAGTCAATCCTAAATTTGCGCTCGCCCGAAGAAGAAGGATTTTTAGATGACGAAGGAGAACGAGCAAAGGCAGCAGGACTAAATTACGTTAATATCCCCGTCAAACCAGACAACATAAACGAAGACTTGGCAGATCGGGTACTTCAGCAAGTAGATAGTCTGCCAAAACCTTTATTAACTCACTGTAAGAGCGGTCTACGTTCGGGAGCATTTTCTCTGATGTATCTTGCCACCAAAGAAGGAATGTCAGCAGACGAGGCAATGGAAAAAGGGAAAGCGATGGGTTTTGACTGTGATAAGTCTCCCCAAATGAAAGAGTTTTTCAAACAGTATATCTCTCAACATCAGCCAGCATAA
- a CDS encoding rhodanese-like domain-containing protein — MVLILEQIKVEGIAQLSYIVGDDKAGVAAVIDPRRDVDVYLQMARSLGVRITHIIESHIHADFVSGSHELQARIGAPIYTGKSDDYQFDCEQLNEGDELHLGKVTLRVLHTPGHTPEHISLLVFDSQQGNEPFGIFTGDTVFNKDVGRPDLLGGGTEKDLAAKLYHSLFDKILPLGDRLELYPCHGAGSSCGKSIGDRDRSTIGNERVFSDAFKQRSEAEFIEWILSDLPEPPTHYPRLKKVNAKGAKVMGCIPTLQPLSVDRFQEKMAGENVIVIDTRSILAFGGGHIPGAINIALRPAFPTWVGWTIDPEREILLVIESKRDLNLITEQLFHLGYDNLAGYLHNGMLDWYNAGLPLQRVGEMTVQELDRHKDDADLTILDVRSDGEYENGAISRAKHIYVPHLAEHLDELDKERAIAVYCGTGYRASLAASILQKHGFERVNNVPGSWKAWKSAELPVEQTA; from the coding sequence ATGGTATTGATTTTAGAACAAATAAAGGTTGAAGGTATCGCTCAGTTGTCCTATATAGTAGGTGACGACAAAGCAGGAGTAGCAGCCGTAATCGATCCCCGTCGCGATGTGGATGTGTATCTGCAAATGGCACGCTCGCTTGGTGTGAGAATTACCCACATCATTGAAAGTCATATCCACGCGGATTTTGTTTCGGGTTCTCACGAACTACAGGCTCGTATTGGCGCACCGATTTATACTGGCAAAAGCGATGACTATCAGTTTGACTGCGAGCAGCTAAACGAGGGAGACGAACTACATCTGGGCAAGGTTACTCTGCGAGTTCTGCATACCCCAGGACATACCCCCGAACATATCTCTTTACTAGTGTTCGATTCTCAACAGGGAAACGAACCCTTTGGTATTTTTACTGGAGATACTGTATTTAACAAAGATGTCGGTAGACCTGATTTACTCGGCGGGGGAACGGAAAAAGATTTAGCTGCCAAGCTGTATCATTCTCTGTTCGATAAAATTTTACCGTTGGGCGATCGCTTAGAGTTGTATCCCTGTCACGGTGCGGGTTCATCCTGCGGTAAATCAATTGGCGATCGCGATCGCAGCACTATCGGTAACGAGCGAGTCTTTAGCGATGCTTTCAAACAGCGTAGCGAAGCAGAATTTATCGAGTGGATTTTAAGCGATTTACCCGAACCACCCACTCACTACCCGCGTCTGAAGAAAGTTAATGCTAAAGGTGCAAAGGTGATGGGCTGCATCCCTACTCTTCAACCATTATCGGTAGATCGGTTTCAAGAAAAAATGGCAGGAGAAAATGTCATAGTTATCGATACGCGATCGATTCTCGCTTTTGGTGGCGGACATATCCCTGGCGCAATTAATATTGCCCTGCGTCCTGCATTCCCTACCTGGGTGGGCTGGACAATCGATCCAGAAAGAGAAATTTTGTTGGTAATCGAAAGCAAGCGAGATTTGAATTTAATTACCGAACAACTATTTCACCTCGGTTACGATAACCTAGCGGGCTATTTACACAATGGAATGCTCGATTGGTACAACGCAGGATTACCACTACAGCGCGTTGGTGAGATGACGGTACAAGAGTTAGATCGGCACAAAGATGATGCGGATTTAACCATACTAGACGTGCGTAGCGACGGTGAATATGAAAATGGGGCAATTTCTAGAGCAAAACATATCTACGTACCTCATTTAGCAGAACATCTAGATGAATTAGATAAAGAGCGAGCGATCGCCGTTTACTGCGGTACGGGCTATCGCGCCTCCTTAGCTGCCAGCATTTTACAAAAACATGGGTTCGAGAGAGTAAACAATGTTCCTGGCTCTTGGAAAGCCTGGAAGAGTGCCGAACTTCCCGTCGAACAGACAGCTTAA
- a CDS encoding DUF1206 domain-containing protein, with protein MEALARFGYITRGFVYALIGILTLFAAFGIGGKTTGTNGALQTIARQPFGRILLALFVVGLLGYVFWRFVQAIKDPGNKGIDCKGSILRLGYGASGLFYLGIAYNAASLLLGDGSSSDTKTKKDWTAMLMQQPFGRWLVGLVGAIVIGVGFYKVYLAYKVKFHKKHNLDKLGAIQKKTLVHISRFGIASRGVVFVMTGFFIADAAKNYNPQEVKGLDGALLTLARQPYGKVLLTIAALGLIAFAVCSLLKVRYRQIEIN; from the coding sequence ATGGAGGCACTAGCTAGGTTTGGTTATATTACTAGAGGTTTTGTTTACGCTTTAATTGGTATCTTGACACTATTTGCAGCGTTTGGCATTGGTGGTAAAACCACGGGGACTAACGGTGCGTTACAAACGATTGCCAGACAACCTTTCGGACGAATACTACTTGCTTTGTTTGTTGTAGGATTACTAGGATACGTTTTCTGGCGATTCGTTCAAGCAATAAAAGACCCTGGCAATAAAGGGATCGACTGTAAGGGTTCGATTTTGCGTTTGGGTTACGGAGCGAGCGGTTTATTTTATTTGGGCATAGCTTATAATGCTGCATCATTACTATTAGGCGATGGTAGCAGTAGCGATACTAAAACCAAAAAAGATTGGACGGCAATGTTGATGCAGCAGCCTTTTGGGAGATGGTTAGTGGGTTTGGTTGGCGCGATCGTTATCGGTGTTGGTTTCTATAAAGTTTATCTTGCTTACAAAGTGAAGTTTCATAAAAAGCACAATTTAGATAAGCTTGGAGCTATACAGAAGAAGACGTTAGTTCATATCAGTCGCTTTGGTATAGCATCCAGGGGTGTTGTCTTCGTAATGACGGGATTTTTTATAGCTGACGCTGCCAAAAATTACAATCCGCAAGAAGTAAAAGGATTAGACGGTGCTTTATTAACTTTAGCCCGACAGCCCTACGGCAAGGTTCTATTGACTATAGCAGCATTGGGACTCATCGCTTTTGCCGTGTGTTCGCTATTAAAAGTTCGCTATCGTCAGATCGAGATAAATTGA
- a CDS encoding IS4 family transposase has product MTTAAVEEYDLVLSVGDTTFLDYRSIKAKREGYGPTGNGGNGLILHSALAIEPEQGQTLGLLWQKLWNREHKPKPPQDETPQQKKQRQAENRKKARQRPFVEKESYKWVEALCVVDKQVEANTRVIHIFDREGDVAEVFDQVRQLKHTGVVVRAAHNRSLDQNSERLWSKMETEPIRFEQEIEIPATAKRKARRAKLAVRFREVNLRTPYRFENRDPLKVYAVYATEIGCPEGETPLSWMLLTTEVVEDAFMAATILRWYTYRWRVEDYHKILKSGCQSERYRLAAVGMKTLLGFLSVIAVELLQVTYLHRTQPDAPAIAILNSVQLEVLKVKARQKLPPLLTIAWAVEAVAYLGGYLEHRRKTNIGIQVLWRGWLKLHDLCEGWELARNT; this is encoded by the coding sequence ATGACAACTGCCGCCGTGGAAGAATATGATCTGGTCTTATCGGTAGGAGATACGACCTTTTTGGATTATCGCAGCATTAAGGCGAAAAGGGAAGGCTATGGTCCCACAGGGAATGGTGGCAATGGTCTAATTTTGCATAGTGCTTTGGCGATTGAACCAGAACAAGGACAAACTTTGGGGTTACTGTGGCAAAAACTGTGGAATCGAGAACACAAGCCCAAACCTCCCCAAGATGAAACTCCCCAACAAAAAAAGCAACGGCAAGCCGAAAACCGAAAAAAGGCCCGTCAAAGACCCTTTGTCGAGAAAGAATCTTACAAATGGGTCGAAGCTCTCTGTGTGGTGGACAAGCAAGTAGAAGCCAACACCAGAGTGATTCATATCTTCGACCGAGAAGGAGATGTGGCCGAAGTTTTTGACCAAGTGCGTCAACTGAAACACACAGGAGTTGTAGTCAGAGCTGCCCATAATCGCAGTTTAGACCAAAACAGCGAACGGCTCTGGTCTAAGATGGAAACCGAACCCATTCGTTTTGAACAAGAAATCGAGATACCTGCCACGGCTAAGCGTAAAGCGCGAAGAGCCAAACTAGCCGTAAGATTTAGGGAGGTCAACTTGCGAACTCCTTATCGCTTTGAGAATCGTGACCCTTTAAAAGTTTATGCTGTCTATGCCACAGAAATCGGTTGTCCCGAAGGGGAAACCCCTCTATCCTGGATGCTGCTGACGACAGAAGTGGTGGAAGATGCCTTCATGGCTGCGACTATTTTACGCTGGTACACTTACCGTTGGCGAGTTGAAGACTATCATAAAATTTTGAAGTCTGGGTGTCAGAGCGAGCGATATCGACTGGCTGCTGTAGGCATGAAGACTTTACTCGGCTTTTTGAGTGTCATCGCTGTTGAACTTTTACAAGTTACTTATCTCCATCGAACTCAACCCGATGCTCCCGCGATCGCCATCCTCAATTCCGTTCAGCTTGAAGTCTTAAAAGTCAAGGCCAGACAAAAACTCCCTCCTCTCTTAACCATTGCTTGGGCAGTAGAGGCTGTTGCTTATCTGGGGGGCTATCTCGAACATCGTCGTAAGACGAACATTGGCATCCAAGTTCTCTGGCGTGGTTGGTTAAAATTACACGACCTTTGTGAGGGCTGGGAGCTTGCCCGAAACACTTAA
- a CDS encoding thioredoxin family protein produces the protein MTKQLVEVFIAGCPLCDETVKLVKELACSNCEVKIYDLHQENAAGKEKRTQYGIYRVPAVVVDGKLAECCSSQQPVSREMLVAAGIGQG, from the coding sequence ATGACAAAACAATTAGTAGAAGTTTTTATAGCTGGCTGTCCTTTATGCGATGAAACAGTCAAGTTGGTAAAAGAGTTAGCTTGCTCTAACTGTGAAGTAAAAATTTACGATCTCCATCAAGAAAACGCAGCAGGAAAAGAGAAAAGAACGCAATATGGAATTTATCGCGTACCTGCGGTAGTAGTGGATGGTAAATTAGCAGAATGTTGTTCCTCTCAACAGCCCGTATCTCGCGAGATGCTCGTAGCTGCTGGTATCGGGCAAGGATAG
- the rppB gene encoding two-component system sensor histidine kinase RppB, with translation MKRNRLFQQTRRQLATWFVVVMISIIIICEISLDRTLTRAHQLHLDRELTSTANTIHNGFSNVLDIPGELNLSAIDLLPDLCPYSDRCYETDGFELLPVEVIYKVEYYVRLLDKEGEPIAIAGKRIKSLPIDSSNSQWLDLLDDDGYPYRQTSLELHTKDQEVWGYLQVGRSVEEMREYLGIVRRVLILGFPFAATLIGIGAWWLVGKAMMPIYLSYRQIQQFTADAAHELRTPLAAIRATVESTLMRPTLNEISTRSTLETISRQNQRLSKIVSDLMILSRLDRQLSGWNTFALDELVVLNDLVNDIAEEFAALAIANNLQLRLQNEVAQPLEVVGNSEQLYRMVSNLVINAINYTPAEGTVTIMLKATRSEAAIEVRDTGIGIAKPEQKRIFNRFYRVNSDRSRQTGGSGLGLAIAMAIVQAHKGSIEVISKLGEGSAFIVKLPRLEND, from the coding sequence ATGAAGAGAAATCGGCTTTTCCAACAAACTCGTCGTCAATTGGCGACCTGGTTTGTAGTCGTAATGATATCGATTATAATTATTTGTGAAATTAGTCTCGATCGCACTTTGACTCGCGCCCATCAGCTGCATCTCGACCGCGAATTGACTTCTACCGCCAACACGATTCACAATGGATTTTCCAATGTCCTCGACATACCAGGCGAACTAAATTTGAGCGCGATCGATCTATTGCCAGACCTCTGCCCCTACAGCGATCGCTGTTACGAAACAGACGGTTTTGAACTATTACCAGTAGAGGTAATCTACAAGGTCGAATACTACGTACGCTTGTTAGATAAGGAAGGTGAGCCGATAGCCATAGCGGGGAAAAGAATCAAGTCTTTACCTATAGATTCGAGTAATTCCCAATGGTTAGATCTACTCGATGATGATGGCTATCCCTACCGTCAAACTTCCCTAGAGCTACATACCAAAGACCAAGAAGTTTGGGGATATCTCCAAGTAGGACGTTCGGTGGAAGAGATGAGAGAATATTTAGGTATTGTCCGCCGAGTCTTGATTTTGGGGTTTCCCTTCGCTGCAACTCTAATTGGCATCGGAGCGTGGTGGCTGGTGGGCAAAGCGATGATGCCTATCTATCTTTCTTACCGTCAAATACAGCAGTTTACCGCCGATGCTGCCCACGAACTGAGGACTCCTTTGGCTGCAATTAGAGCGACGGTAGAGTCTACTTTGATGAGACCTACTTTAAATGAAATTAGCACTAGAAGCACTTTGGAAACCATATCCCGTCAGAACCAAAGACTATCAAAGATCGTATCAGATTTAATGATCCTGAGTCGTTTAGATCGTCAGTTGTCTGGTTGGAATACCTTTGCCTTAGATGAATTGGTAGTCCTCAACGATTTGGTCAACGATATAGCCGAAGAATTTGCAGCTTTGGCGATCGCTAACAATTTACAACTGCGATTACAAAATGAAGTAGCCCAACCATTAGAAGTGGTCGGCAATTCCGAACAACTGTATCGAATGGTATCTAATTTAGTAATCAACGCCATCAACTATACTCCCGCAGAGGGAACAGTAACGATTATGCTCAAAGCGACTCGCAGCGAAGCCGCGATCGAAGTTCGCGATACGGGAATTGGCATTGCTAAACCAGAACAGAAACGTATTTTCAACCGCTTCTATCGGGTAAACAGCGATCGCTCTAGACAAACTGGTGGTTCGGGACTGGGGTTAGCGATCGCTATGGCAATTGTCCAGGCTCATAAAGGTAGTATTGAAGTGATAAGCAAACTGGGCGAGGGAAGTGCATTTATCGTTAAATTACCCAGACTAGAAAATGATTAA
- a CDS encoding heavy metal-responsive transcriptional regulator → MTERKGWLIGELSDRVGVSAHTIRYYERLRLLEPSKRTESGYRIYSEENEERLRFIQKAKRFGLSLDEIKQLITIRTKGTPPCASLKIMVKQHLDDLDHKIEEMVSLRRELASRYEEIDRLLSDSSTPTSEEIFRGKICGLIESID, encoded by the coding sequence ATGACAGAAAGAAAAGGCTGGTTAATTGGTGAATTGAGCGATCGCGTCGGGGTATCGGCTCATACAATCCGCTATTACGAACGCTTGAGATTACTCGAACCTTCAAAGCGAACTGAGTCAGGATACCGTATCTATAGTGAAGAAAATGAAGAACGCTTGCGCTTCATTCAAAAAGCCAAAAGATTCGGACTGTCTTTGGATGAAATTAAACAGCTAATTACCATTAGAACTAAGGGAACACCCCCTTGTGCCAGTCTCAAAATAATGGTTAAGCAACATCTCGACGATTTAGACCACAAAATTGAAGAAATGGTGTCTTTACGTCGAGAATTAGCCAGTCGTTATGAAGAAATAGATAGATTGTTATCGGATAGCTCTACTCCTACATCTGAAGAAATTTTTCGGGGTAAGATCTGTGGGTTAATTGAATCTATCGACTAG
- a CDS encoding heavy metal translocating P-type ATPase codes for MNTATNIENINLKLRGMSCASCASSIEEAISNVPGVESCNVNFGAEQAAIKYNPRRTGIEEIQYAVEEAGYSSYSLQEQEMITGEDDAEQAARKAESRDLFRKIIVGGIISIILVIGSLPMMTGLELPFIPAWLHNPWLQLILTVPVQFWCGYGFYIHAWKAFKRHAATMDTLIALGTSAAFFYSVFATVFPNFFLTQGLMPEVYYEIAAVVITMILLGEWFENRAKGQTSEAIRKLMGLQAKDARVIRNGREIDVPIGEVQIDDIILVRPGEKIPVDGEIVSGNSTIDEAMVTGESIPVQKQPGDEVIGATINKTGSFKFKATRVGRDTVLAQIVQLVQDAQGSKAPIQRLADQVTGWFVPAVIAIAITTFVLWFIVMGNISLAMITTVGVLIIACPCALGLATPTSVMVGTGQGAENGILIKGAESLELAHKIQTIVLDKTGTITQGKPTVTNYQAVRGISDGAELKLLRLVAAVERNSEHPLAEAVVRYAESQNIEPTEARDFEAVAGSGVQGIVSGRLIQIGTQRWMGELGIHADELQKQKDIWEAEAKTVVLIAVDKQLEGIMGIADAVKPSSNAAVRALRNLDLEVVMLTGDNQKTAEAIARQVGIVRVEAEVRPDQKAVKVKELQQEGKIVAMVGDGINDAPALAQADVGIAIGTGTDVAIAASDITLISGELQGIVTAIELSKATISNIRQNLFFAFIYNVLGIPIAAGILFPFSGWLLNPIVAGVAMAFSSVSVITNALRLRNFSPSKVRV; via the coding sequence ATGAACACCGCCACCAATATAGAAAACATCAATCTTAAACTCAGAGGAATGAGCTGTGCTTCCTGCGCCAGCAGTATTGAGGAGGCAATTAGTAATGTTCCTGGAGTAGAGTCCTGTAACGTTAACTTCGGTGCAGAACAGGCTGCGATTAAATACAATCCCCGTCGCACTGGTATTGAGGAAATTCAATACGCGGTAGAAGAAGCTGGCTATTCATCTTATTCTCTCCAGGAACAGGAGATGATTACGGGAGAGGATGATGCCGAACAAGCAGCCCGCAAAGCCGAATCTCGCGATTTATTCCGTAAAATAATTGTGGGTGGGATAATAAGTATTATCTTAGTTATCGGTTCGCTGCCGATGATGACAGGGTTAGAATTACCTTTTATTCCTGCATGGTTGCACAACCCCTGGCTACAGTTAATTTTGACCGTTCCCGTGCAGTTTTGGTGTGGTTATGGTTTTTATATCCATGCTTGGAAAGCTTTTAAGCGTCATGCTGCCACCATGGATACTTTAATCGCTTTGGGTACTAGCGCAGCCTTCTTTTACTCTGTATTTGCTACTGTCTTTCCTAATTTCTTTTTAACCCAGGGCTTAATGCCAGAAGTGTACTACGAAATTGCTGCTGTAGTCATTACGATGATTCTACTAGGAGAGTGGTTTGAAAATCGTGCCAAAGGACAAACCTCCGAGGCAATTCGTAAACTGATGGGTTTGCAAGCTAAAGATGCGAGGGTTATACGCAATGGACGAGAAATAGATGTTCCGATCGGTGAAGTACAGATTGACGACATTATTTTGGTACGTCCTGGGGAAAAGATACCTGTCGATGGCGAGATCGTGAGCGGTAATTCGACGATCGATGAAGCGATGGTAACAGGAGAAAGTATTCCCGTTCAAAAACAGCCAGGGGATGAAGTAATTGGTGCGACTATTAACAAAACAGGCAGTTTTAAATTTAAAGCCACTAGAGTCGGTAGAGATACGGTATTAGCCCAGATCGTGCAATTGGTACAAGATGCCCAGGGTTCTAAAGCACCAATTCAAAGATTAGCCGACCAAGTAACGGGTTGGTTTGTTCCCGCCGTAATTGCGATCGCCATAACTACTTTTGTGCTGTGGTTTATTGTCATGGGTAATATTTCCCTAGCAATGATTACTACCGTCGGAGTGCTAATTATTGCCTGTCCCTGTGCTTTGGGTTTGGCTACTCCTACTTCTGTGATGGTCGGTACTGGTCAAGGTGCAGAAAACGGGATTCTAATTAAGGGGGCAGAGAGTTTAGAATTAGCCCATAAAATACAAACTATTGTTCTCGATAAAACAGGGACGATTACTCAAGGAAAACCGACTGTAACTAACTATCAAGCTGTTCGGGGTATTAGCGATGGTGCAGAATTAAAACTACTCCGTTTAGTTGCAGCAGTCGAACGCAACTCCGAACATCCTTTAGCCGAAGCTGTGGTTAGATACGCCGAATCGCAGAATATCGAACCAACAGAAGCTAGAGATTTTGAAGCAGTGGCAGGTAGTGGCGTACAGGGTATAGTATCGGGTCGTCTGATTCAAATCGGTACTCAACGCTGGATGGGTGAGTTGGGTATTCATGCCGACGAGTTACAAAAACAAAAGGATATTTGGGAAGCCGAAGCAAAAACCGTGGTGCTAATTGCCGTAGACAAACAACTAGAAGGCATTATGGGCATTGCCGATGCGGTCAAGCCTTCTTCCAATGCAGCAGTTAGAGCTTTACGCAACCTAGATTTGGAAGTAGTAATGCTGACGGGAGACAATCAGAAAACCGCCGAAGCGATCGCCCGTCAGGTGGGTATTGTCAGAGTCGAAGCCGAAGTACGCCCCGACCAAAAGGCAGTAAAGGTTAAGGAACTACAGCAGGAAGGCAAGATTGTGGCGATGGTAGGAGACGGTATCAATGATGCTCCCGCACTAGCACAGGCAGATGTGGGTATTGCCATCGGTACGGGAACGGATGTGGCGATCGCAGCTAGCGATATTACTCTAATTTCTGGTGAGTTACAGGGTATTGTGACCGCGATCGAGTTAAGCAAAGCAACGATTAGCAATATTCGTCAGAATCTTTTCTTTGCCTTTATCTATAACGTCCTGGGTATTCCTATTGCAGCAGGTATTTTGTTTCCTTTTTCTGGCTGGTTGCTCAATCCGATTGTTGCTGGAGTTGCAATGGCGTTTAGTTCGGTTTCAGTGATAACTAATGCCTTGAGATTACGTAACTTTAGTCCGTCGAAAGTGCGAGTCTAA